CGGTCGCCGCGACGACCTCAGAATGACAGCTCTAAAACGCTCCGGACGTTATGAAAAAGGTTCCAGACCGCCTGTCTGGTGTCTGCCAATCGGACTTCATATATAGCGGCTGATTCCGTTGGGGGAGCGGAGGACAGCTCGAGCGCCGGCGCGGCGAAACATTTTGGCGCGAGCGCGCTTCGAACCGCCATAGGCGATGACGGCAAAGAATTCGGCTCGAGCGCGGCGGCTCGAGATAGCGTCGTCAATGTTGTCGCCGAGGTAGATCACTCGCCTTGTGGGAAACCGGCGAATGATTTTTTGGAGTCCGTCAGGATGGGGTTTGGGGACGCATTCGCCGGTGCAGACCATCTGGGAAACGTAGGGCCAGAGGCCAAACTTCTTGAGGGTGTGGCGGGCCTCGCGACGTTGCCGGCCGGTGAACACGGCGAGCGGTGCCTTCCCGGCGAGCGCGCGAACGAGGCCGGGCCGGATCATCAAACGTTCATCAGCAATGCGCCCGCTGAAATTTTTTCCGAGGTAGATGCGCTGGAAGAGCCGCTTGATGTCGCCTCGGGTGACATTCCGTCCGCGGCGGCGCACCAGCGTATGGGTTAGTTTCCAATCGTCGTTGTACCCGCCTTCGTCCTTAAGGGCCTGGATTTCTCGTTGCGAGGGGGTCTCGCCGGTAAAGGCGCGGGTCACCTCGGCAATGGTTCGCCGGTAAGAACGACGGACGTCCACCAGCACGCCGTCCAGGTCAAAGACAATCAGCAGTTCTCGGTTTTTCTTTTCTCGCCGCGCCACCGGCGCTAGATTATCACGAAGACGATTGAGGGCGGGAGCCTACGCCTTCTGGTTGCTCCGCCGGCTGGCTCCGAGGCTTCGCAGGGGCCGATCCAGGCAGGCCCGCATTCGGGCAGGTCGGGAGTTGACTCCCAGAGGTCACGGCTGCCAACTTTTGCCACTTGCTGCCCATCTAAGGGATTACAATCGAAACGGGAAAAGCCTAGCCAGGGAGGTTTTATGCATTGGGGACTCGGTAAGAAAGTTCTGGTTCTAGCCACCATGTTGTTGCTCGGCCTTTCGGCCATGCCGGGGTTGGCAGCGGCCGATACGCTTGAGCTGCGCAACGGCCGGGTATGGCACGGCAAGTACGCCGGCGGAACGGCCAACACGATTCGTTTCCGCATTGGCGGAGAAGTTCAAGTCTTTGAGACGCGCCAGGTTCTTGCGCTGACTTTGGATTCAACTGAAACCGCGGAGCCCTTTGAAGCGCCGACGGCACCGGCCGCGCCAACATCTCCGGGCGGGCCAACATCGCCCACGCGAGCGGCGGCGTCCCGAAGCGTGGGGACGATTACGGTTCCGGCCGGGACGCCCATCGTGGTGCGCATGATTGACACGGTGGACTCAGAAAGGAATCGGGTCGGTGACGCTTTCCTGGCAAGTCTTGAGGAGCCGATCGTGGTGGATGACCAGGTGGTCGCAAGCAAGGGTGCGGACGTCGAAGGGCGTCTGAGCGAAGTAAAAGAGGCCGGGCGCATTGCCGGCAAGTCCGAGTTGCTGCTTGAACTGACCGCCATCACCATCAACGGGCAGAGGTATGCCATTTCCACCGGCAACTATGAAGTGGCCGGTGAGGGGCGAGGCAAGCGCAGCGCTCAAGTCATCGGCGGCGGCGCGGCGATCGGCGCCGTCATCGGGGCGATCGCGGGTGGCGGGAAGGGCGCCGCTATCGGCGCTGCCACCGGCGCGGGCGCCGGCACCGCCATCCAGGTGCTGACCAAGGGCGAACAGGTGCGTGTGCCGAGCGAAACGCGGCTCAGCTTTGATCTGAATCGCCCGCTGGTGGTCAACTTGCGGTAGCGCCCTCGGCAGCGCTTGGGGGCCGTCCACCGGGAGTTGGGCCCTGGGCGGCTGTTTCGTATTGCCGCTGGTAATTACCGTATGCTAGGATGCCGCTGGCGTCTCTCGCCAAATCCTGGTTAACCTGGACAGCGGTGCCGAAAGAGAAACCGAAAGTCAACATCGGCCAGATCATCCGAAGCTACCGCGCCGAGCGGGGGCTTTCTCAGGGTGACATCGAAAAGCGGACCGGTCTTCTCCGCTGCTATCTGTCGCGCGTCGAAAACAGCCACACCGTGCCTTCGCTTGAAACGCTGGCCAAGATCGCTGAGGCCATGGAAATTTCTCTGGCGGATTTCTTCCCCGGAGATGAGTTGCGCCCCGAGCGGCCCGAGCGCCACACCCTCTCGGAGCTGAACGAAAACGAGTTGCGCTTCTTGACCCAAATCAAGAAGTACTCGACCGGGCTGAGCGACGGCGACAAGCGCTTGGTGCTTTCGATGGTGCGGAAGATGGCCGCGGCGGTTGGCCGATAGCAACGCTTCGCCTGCCTTGGCGGCGCCGGAGCGGCCTGAGGAAGCTGTCTCCACGGGCAGCGTTTCCACTCATGCCAGGCGGGCGACGAAGCGGTTGAAGTCCACAATCGCGCGCATGACCTGACCCTTTCCCACCACTTCCTCGCCGTTCTTCGCTTCGACATCAAAGGTTAGAAAACGGTCGCCGATGGCGGTGAGCCTGGCGTGCGCCGTGACCTGGGCGCCGAGCATGACCGCTTTCAAATGCCGGACGTGGATTTCCGTTCCCACGGTGAGTTGGCCGGGTGAGAGCGCCGGCTGGACGGCCCGGGCGGCAGCCACCTCCATCAGGCCAATCATCGCCGGCGTGGCCCAGACGGGCGGCAGCTTGCCGTCGTAACTCGCAATCGTTCGCTCAAAGCGGACTTCCTCCGTCACACTGGCTTCGAGGCCGACGGCGAGTGGGATGCGATGGGTAGCGGAATCTTCGGCGCTCATACGGGCCCCTGCCAACCTCCCTAAGGCTAGAAAATAGAAAATAGAAAATAGAAACTGAATAAGAGTCAGCCCTGGTCTCGCGGCAGGATGCTTGAGGCTGGAGGCTTGATTCCAGCTTCGAGCTTCCGCATTTCCTAGTTTCTGTTTTCTCTTTTCTCTTTTCTATTCTCTTCGTCCAAGCTTCCGAGGCTCGCCTCGGCCGCGGCGATCGTCCGCTCGATATCTTCCTCAGTGTGAGCCAGGGAGACAAACGCCGCCTCAAATTGGGACGGGGGCAAATAGACGCCGCGCTCGAGCATGGCCCGGAAGAACCCGCCGAAACGAGCGGTGTCCGCCGTCTTGGCCGTATCCCAGTTGGTTACCGTTTGAGGGGTAAAGAAAAGCGTGAACATCGAGCCGACTTGATTGACTGTGGCGGCGACTCCCGCTTTTTGCGCTGCTTGGCGGAGCCCTTCGGCAAGCTTCGTGCTTCGCCTTTCGAGTTCCGGATAGATTCCCGCTTGCCTCAGCAACCGCAACGTGGCGATGCCCGCCGTGACGGTCAGCGGATTTCCCGAAAGGGTTCCGGCCTGATAGACCGGCCCCTCCGGCGCCACCAGAGACATGATTTCTTGGCGGCCGCCATAAGCACCCACCGGCAGTCCACCGCCAATGATTTTTCCGAGCGTGGTCAGGTCACCCTGCACGCCGAACCGCTCCTGTGCCCCGCCATAAGCGACGCGGAAGCCGGTCATGACCTCATCCATGATGAGCAGCGCGCCGTGTTTGCGCGTCAGCTCGCGCAAGCCTTCGAGGAAACCTTTTTCCGGCGCGCCTCGATCGGATCGGGGCGGCACGCAGCCCATGTTGCCCGCCACCGGCTCGACAATCACGGCCGCGATCTCTCCTTTCCGCGTCTCCAACGCCCGCTCGACGGCAGCCAGATCGTTAAAGGGCAAAGCGAGCGTAAAGCGGGTGAACTCCGCCGGCACACCCGGGCTATCCGGCAAGCCCAGCGTGGCCACGCCCGAGCCAGCCTTGACCAGCAGATAGTCGGCGTGACCGTGGTAGCAGCCTTCGAATTTGATAATGGTGTCGCGGCGGGTAAAGGCGCGAGCCACGCGGATGGCCGACATCGTTGCTTCCGTGCCGGAATTGGTCAACCGCACCCTTTCCATCCCCGGAAGGGCTTCCCGGATCCGTTCGGCAAGCTCAACCTCGGCCGGCGTGCATGCTCCGAAGCTTGTCCCGGCGTGGAGCGCTTTTTGAAGCGCCGCCACCACCTCGGGATGGCCGTGGCCCAGGATGAGCGGGCCCCAGGAGCCAACGTAGTCGAGAAAGGCGTTGCCATCCACGTCGTAAAGATAAGCCCCGGCCCCGCGTTCGAAAAACAGCGGGTCGCCCCCCACGGCGCGAAAGGCACGCACGGGGGAATTGACTCCCCCGGGGAGCAACTCGAGAGCTTTTTGAAACAAAGCAAGGGAGCGCTTGCGATTCATCGGACTCCGAAACGGGCAGCCGAAGCAAGGAAGCTGGCGGTCATCTCAGCCAGGTTCAGGAGCAGACTCGACCACAGCCGGCGCTTCAGCGCGCGATAGCCCAGCGTGCCGCTAAACAGGTCTTCCATCAGTTTTCGGAAACTCGCGCTGCGACGGGTGAACTGAATCATGCGGGTGGTAACCGAGCGGCCAAGGAAGCGGCCAAAGAAAAAGCGGTGGGCAATCTCAGCGCCGGCGATCAAATCGCGGCCAAAATCTTCGAGCAGCCGCCGCGGATAACCTTCTACGTCACCGACCATCAGCGACTGAGCCAAAAGGTCGGCGCTGCGCAGCGCATAGTACAGCCCTTCCCCCGTAATCGGGTCCACCCAGCCGGCTGCGTCGCCGATAAGCGCCCACCGGTAGCCCACCAGGCGGCGCTGGCGCAGCGTGCTGGCCTGGGGAGAAGGCAGGACGTGGCTGTAGAGTTTCCGCTGCCTGAAATCAAGCCCTTCCTGCTTCAAGAACCGGTCGAGCTTGGCGCGCAGGCTGGCGGCGGTGTTGGCTAGCATCTTGCCGCAGATGCCGACGGAGAGATGGTCCACGCGCGGGAACGACCAGAGGTAGCCGGCAAAATCGCGCACAAACTGGATGCGCACCAAGCTTTCTTCGAGCGGCAGGAAGTAGCCGACGGTCAGTTCGAGGTCGTTCGGCGAAAGTCTTTCGCCGTCGGGCACCAGCGGGTTCCGCGCTCCGGCGGCAATGACCGCGAAGTCGGCTGTCTCGTCCACCGCCGGCCCGAGCAGCCGCACCCGACCGTTGAAATCGAGTTGAGAGATATGCTCCTGAACCATGCGGCAGCCGGCGGCCATCGCCCGCTCCAGCAGCATCCGGTTCAGCACCTCGCGCGCATAGATGACAATCGGCTTGCCAAGATGGAGGCGGGCACGCAGCCCCTCGTCAGCGATCAACTCGACGTCACTGACTTCTTTTTTGGGATGGGGCACTTGCAGAAGGAAGGGATAGGTTTCCACCGCCTTGGGAGTCAACCCGCCACCGCACGGTTTTTCCCACGCGCCGCGTTTGTCAAACAGGGTGACACACGCGCCCGCCCGGGCAAGCTGCTCGCCGCAGAAGGCGCCAGCCGGGCCCGCACCAATGATGGCGATGTGCTCCATGAGGCGCAAAGCAAGAAGTATCAGGATTCATCCCCTTCACGGTGAACCCGTTCAGGGTGAACCCGATATGCCTGTCAGGCTCAAAGCCCGACCATCCTTAAAAGAAGAGGAGCGATAAACCAGCCGGTCAGTATAGCACCAAAGCGCACACAGGGGCCTATGTTAGAATGGGGTTTTGCCAAGGCGCAAAGGGCGCGCTTTGAGAGGCTCGCTTGGGAAAAGTCATCGCCCGGGACGCGCTGCTGATCCGGAGAGCGCAGTGGAAACGCAAGGGGAAACGAGTAGTCTTTACCAACGGCGTTTTCAACCTGCTCACCCCGGGCCATGTGCGCTTGCTTGAGAAAGCGAAGGCGCATGGCGACCTCCTGATCGTCGCCATCAACAGTGATGCGAGCGCGCGAAGAATCAAAGGCCATGACCGGTACCTCGTCCCTGAGAACGAGCGCGCGGAGATACTGAGCGCGCTTGAGGCGGTGGATTTTGTGATGGTGTTTGAGGAAGACACGCCGGTTGAGATCATCCAGGCTCTGCTGCCCGATGTTCTTGTAAAAGGCGGCTGGCCGCTCGACCAGATTGTGGGCCGGAAGGAAGTCGAAGCATCGGGCGGAGAAGTCTATTCCTACCCGCTTGAACCTTCCCCATCCACGACGGACTTGATTCACCGCATTCAGTCCCTCCCGGGCCAGCCATGATCCTGCCGCTGGTCAAAGATTTCTTTTCAAGGCTGGAGGCCGATCCTGCCCTCGACGCCGCCCTGAGCTCGCTGCGATGGGGGTCAAGGGCAGTGCCGCTGGCCGGCTTGACGCCGACCGCCAAGTCGCTGGCGGTGGCGATGGTGGCTCGCTCGCTTGGCCGGCCGGTCTTCTTCCTGGTCGAGTCCAACCGGGCGGCGGAGAACTATTTCGATGCCCTCCGATTCTTCTACACCGTCCTGACGGGCAAAGCCGAAACCGGAGTCGGCTATTTGCCGGCGCACGACGTTTTGCCCTACCAGGGGCTTTCGCCTCACCCGGAAATCGCTGAAGCGCGGGCGGTGGCGCTGGCTCGCCTGGCAGCCGGCCAGCTCGCTCTGGTGGTGACGCCCGTCGTGGCGGCGCGCCTGCGCCTGCGCGAGCCGGAATTTTATTCCGCTCTTTCGCTTCCCATCGAAAAAGATCAGGAGCTGCCGCTCGAAAACCTGGTGAAGCATCTTAACCGCGTCGGCTATGAGCGCCACGAGCCGGTTGAGATGGTCGGTCAATTTTCCGTGCGCGGCGGCATCGTGGATGTGTTTTCGCCGGAATCGCGCCGGCCCCTACGGCTGGAACTTTTTGGCGATACGGTGGAATCGCTGCGGGAGTTTGACCCGGGCACGCAACGTTCGGTCGGACCGATGGAGCGGGCGACGGTACTGCCGCTGACCGACTATCCGGCCGGCCCGGAGGGAATGGGGGAGGCAGGCGGCGAAGTCGGCGGTGGCGAAGGTTTGCCGCTTTATCCCGGATGGGAGTTTCGTCGGGCAGCCGTTCAACCCAGCCCGACAACGCTTTTTGCTCAGACCAAACGGCCAGTGGTGGTCTTCGATGAACCCGGCTCGCTCGATGAGGTACAGCAGAAATTCTTTGCCCGGCTGGCCGAGGATTACTGCCGGGCGGGCGGCGACGGCCCCGCCCCCGAGCAGCTTTTTCTCACACGGGAGGAGTGGGAGGGAGAGCTGGCCCATTGCCCGCGGCTCGAGCTGGAGCAATTGCCGCTGGAACGCGAGCCGCGATTCGATCGGGGCGAGCCGGGAAAAGCGCTTGTCTGGCTGACGCAACCCACGGCGAAATTCCGCGGCGCCGTGAAGTTGTTTGTCGAGGAAGTCCGAGGCCGGCTGCAAAAAGGCGAGCGGGTGGCGGTGGCGGCTGGCAGCCTGGGGGAAATGGAACGCCTGGCCGACGTGATGCGCGAGTACCAGCTTGCTTACCGCATAGGGAGCCGCGGGGAGGATGCGACCAGCGAGCGGCTGGCCGAGGAGTCGGTGGAGAGCTTGCCCGCCGCGCTTCTCTTCCCGTCTCCGGTCGGCGAGGGGGTGGCGTTTCCGGCCAGTGGCATGACGTTCTACGGCAGCCGGGACCTGTTCGAGGTGATCGAGCCAGCCCGCAAGCCAGTGCGGCCGAAGTCCAAGACGACCGCATTTCTTTCCGACTTCCGCGATCTGAAAACAGGCGACTACGTCGTCCACGCTGACCATGGCATCGGTCAATTCCAGGCTCTGCGACAGATTGAACACGAACGCGGGGTGGAAGAGTTCATGCTGCTGCTTTACCAGGACGATGCCCGCCTCTATGTTCCGCTGGCCCGGCTTGACCTGATCCAGAAATACAGCAACCTCGAGGGGACGCGTCCGCCGCTCGACCGCCTGGGCGGGGTCACCTGGGGACGCACCAAGGCGCGCATCCGCCGCTCGATGCTGGCGATGACGGAAGCCTTGCTCAAGCTATACGCCGAGCGAAAAGTGGCTGAAGGGCACGCCTTCAGCCCCGATACCACCTGGCAGCGCGAGTTGGAAGCTGCCTTTGACTTCGAAGAGACTCCCGACCAACTGGCCGCCATTTTGGACGTGAAGCAAGACATGGAGCGACCCCAGCCGATGGATCGGCTGGTGGTGGGCGATGTCGGCTACGGCAAGACCGAGGTGGCGATGCGGGCGGCCTTCAAGGCGCTCCAGGACAATCGCCAGGTTGCTCTGCTCGCCCCCACGACCATCCTGGCCTTCCAGCATTATCAAACCTTTCGCGAGCGCCTGGCGGCGTTCCCCGTGCAAATCGAAATGTTGAGCCGCTTCCGCAAGCCGGCCGAGCAGAAGCGCGTCCTGGAGGCGCTGGAAGCCGGCAAGGTGGACATTGTCATCGGGACGCACCGGCTGCTCTCCCGCGATGTGCGCTTCTCCAGCCTGGGCCTTCTCATCGTGGATGAAGAGCAGCGTTTTGGCGTGGC
This genomic stretch from Candidatus Acidiferrales bacterium harbors:
- a CDS encoding helix-turn-helix transcriptional regulator produces the protein MPLASLAKSWLTWTAVPKEKPKVNIGQIIRSYRAERGLSQGDIEKRTGLLRCYLSRVENSHTVPSLETLAKIAEAMEISLADFFPGDELRPERPERHTLSELNENELRFLTQIKKYSTGLSDGDKRLVLSMVRKMAAAVGR
- the mfd gene encoding transcription-repair coupling factor, producing the protein MILPLVKDFFSRLEADPALDAALSSLRWGSRAVPLAGLTPTAKSLAVAMVARSLGRPVFFLVESNRAAENYFDALRFFYTVLTGKAETGVGYLPAHDVLPYQGLSPHPEIAEARAVALARLAAGQLALVVTPVVAARLRLREPEFYSALSLPIEKDQELPLENLVKHLNRVGYERHEPVEMVGQFSVRGGIVDVFSPESRRPLRLELFGDTVESLREFDPGTQRSVGPMERATVLPLTDYPAGPEGMGEAGGEVGGGEGLPLYPGWEFRRAAVQPSPTTLFAQTKRPVVVFDEPGSLDEVQQKFFARLAEDYCRAGGDGPAPEQLFLTREEWEGELAHCPRLELEQLPLEREPRFDRGEPGKALVWLTQPTAKFRGAVKLFVEEVRGRLQKGERVAVAAGSLGEMERLADVMREYQLAYRIGSRGEDATSERLAEESVESLPAALLFPSPVGEGVAFPASGMTFYGSRDLFEVIEPARKPVRPKSKTTAFLSDFRDLKTGDYVVHADHGIGQFQALRQIEHERGVEEFMLLLYQDDARLYVPLARLDLIQKYSNLEGTRPPLDRLGGVTWGRTKARIRRSMLAMTEALLKLYAERKVAEGHAFSPDTTWQRELEAAFDFEETPDQLAAILDVKQDMERPQPMDRLVVGDVGYGKTEVAMRAAFKALQDNRQVALLAPTTILAFQHYQTFRERLAAFPVQIEMLSRFRKPAEQKRVLEALEAGKVDIVIGTHRLLSRDVRFSSLGLLIVDEEQRFGVAAKERLKQLKRDVDVLTLSATPIPRTLHMSLAGLRDLSVIETPPKDRLAIQTVVAPFRESLLQSAIEQELQRGGQVYFVHNRVQSIQAMANLVGKLVPQARLGVAHGQMSERELERTMLRFIEHEFDVLVATTIIENGLDIPLVNTIVINRADRLGLAELYQLRGRVGRSNRRAYAYLLVPPESALSGLARKRLAALREFSELGAGFRLAALDLELRGGGNLLGREQHGHIQALGFEMYCRMLEQTVQELKGLPVAPAFHTSLQLGLDIRIPPEYVPEESHRLRLYKKIAAIRDEADRAAMERELVDSLGALPPSVRNLLDYAVLRAGCERLGIESVERQAERLSIKFHASTPVAPHRLVEVVKKITGARLDPSGVLRLEWPHGAGAPLAGIENVLRQLQPQE
- a CDS encoding adenylyltransferase/cytidyltransferase family protein — protein: MGKVIARDALLIRRAQWKRKGKRVVFTNGVFNLLTPGHVRLLEKAKAHGDLLIVAINSDASARRIKGHDRYLVPENERAEILSALEAVDFVMVFEEDTPVEIIQALLPDVLVKGGWPLDQIVGRKEVEASGGEVYSYPLEPSPSTTDLIHRIQSLPGQP
- the hemL gene encoding glutamate-1-semialdehyde 2,1-aminomutase, translating into MNRKRSLALFQKALELLPGGVNSPVRAFRAVGGDPLFFERGAGAYLYDVDGNAFLDYVGSWGPLILGHGHPEVVAALQKALHAGTSFGACTPAEVELAERIREALPGMERVRLTNSGTEATMSAIRVARAFTRRDTIIKFEGCYHGHADYLLVKAGSGVATLGLPDSPGVPAEFTRFTLALPFNDLAAVERALETRKGEIAAVIVEPVAGNMGCVPPRSDRGAPEKGFLEGLRELTRKHGALLIMDEVMTGFRVAYGGAQERFGVQGDLTTLGKIIGGGLPVGAYGGRQEIMSLVAPEGPVYQAGTLSGNPLTVTAGIATLRLLRQAGIYPELERRSTKLAEGLRQAAQKAGVAATVNQVGSMFTLFFTPQTVTNWDTAKTADTARFGGFFRAMLERGVYLPPSQFEAAFVSLAHTEEDIERTIAAAEASLGSLDEENRKEKRENRN
- a CDS encoding HAD-IA family hydrolase yields the protein MARREKKNRELLIVFDLDGVLVDVRRSYRRTIAEVTRAFTGETPSQREIQALKDEGGYNDDWKLTHTLVRRRGRNVTRGDIKRLFQRIYLGKNFSGRIADERLMIRPGLVRALAGKAPLAVFTGRQRREARHTLKKFGLWPYVSQMVCTGECVPKPHPDGLQKIIRRFPTRRVIYLGDNIDDAISSRRARAEFFAVIAYGGSKRARAKMFRRAGARAVLRSPNGISRYI
- a CDS encoding FAD-dependent monooxygenase; this encodes MEHIAIIGAGPAGAFCGEQLARAGACVTLFDKRGAWEKPCGGGLTPKAVETYPFLLQVPHPKKEVSDVELIADEGLRARLHLGKPIVIYAREVLNRMLLERAMAAGCRMVQEHISQLDFNGRVRLLGPAVDETADFAVIAAGARNPLVPDGERLSPNDLELTVGYFLPLEESLVRIQFVRDFAGYLWSFPRVDHLSVGICGKMLANTAASLRAKLDRFLKQEGLDFRQRKLYSHVLPSPQASTLRQRRLVGYRWALIGDAAGWVDPITGEGLYYALRSADLLAQSLMVGDVEGYPRRLLEDFGRDLIAGAEIAHRFFFGRFLGRSVTTRMIQFTRRSASFRKLMEDLFSGTLGYRALKRRLWSSLLLNLAEMTASFLASAARFGVR
- a CDS encoding hotdog domain-containing protein, encoding MSAEDSATHRIPLAVGLEASVTEEVRFERTIASYDGKLPPVWATPAMIGLMEVAAARAVQPALSPGQLTVGTEIHVRHLKAVMLGAQVTAHARLTAIGDRFLTFDVEAKNGEEVVGKGQVMRAIVDFNRFVARLA